Proteins encoded together in one Nostoc sp. PCC 7524 window:
- a CDS encoding cupin domain-containing protein — protein MKLNADLNKRAIAFSNDLPWVDSPMPGVQRRMLERDGEEVARATSIVRYAPGSYFSPHTHGGGEEFLVLEGVFSDEYGDYPAGTYVRNPVGSIHTPSSHDGCIILVKLWQMSSDDQQRVVVDTNQADWLPGLIAGLQVMPLYAYGTENVALVKWQPGTHFQQHRHWGGEEIFVLDGVFEDEFGTYPQGAWIRNPSSSVHTPFSREGCLIYVKTGHLQVTEKSRDSK, from the coding sequence ATGAAACTTAACGCAGACTTGAACAAACGGGCGATCGCCTTTAGCAATGACTTACCCTGGGTTGATTCTCCCATGCCTGGTGTACAACGCCGAATGCTAGAGCGGGATGGTGAAGAAGTAGCGCGAGCAACTTCGATTGTGCGTTATGCTCCCGGTAGTTATTTCTCACCCCACACTCACGGCGGTGGTGAAGAATTCCTGGTACTGGAAGGTGTATTTTCTGATGAATACGGGGACTATCCTGCGGGAACTTATGTCCGAAATCCGGTGGGATCTATCCACACACCATCCAGTCACGATGGTTGCATCATTCTAGTAAAGCTCTGGCAGATGAGTTCTGATGACCAGCAACGGGTTGTCGTGGATACAAATCAGGCAGACTGGTTACCTGGCCTAATCGCTGGCTTACAGGTGATGCCGCTATATGCCTATGGTACTGAGAACGTGGCATTAGTGAAATGGCAACCCGGAACGCACTTTCAGCAGCATCGCCATTGGGGTGGAGAAGAAATCTTTGTCCTAGATGGCGTATTTGAGGATGAGTTCGGCACTTATCCCCAAGGAGCCTGGATTCGCAATCCTTCTAGCAGCGTACACACCCCGTTTAGCCGTGAAGGATGTCTTATTTATGTCAAAACTGGGCATTTACAAGTTACTGAAAAATCAAGAGATAGTAAATGA
- a CDS encoding DUF1206 domain-containing protein has protein sequence MTRPNLPSKIQKPAKQAVSHPTFERLARLGYATKGVVYFVIGFLAAQAAFGTGGRTTDSRGALEAIVSQPFGKFLLTILTVGLIGYALWRLAEAILDPENYGQAMDTKQAVKRLGYAFSAVVYGGLAWTAIKLIIGSSGGGGNSTQDWTARLLAQPFGQWLVGLAGVIVIGVGFYHFYEAYKCKFRGHFKLQEMSASERTWTINAGRFGIAARGIVFAVIGIFLIQAARQSDASQAKGFGEALATLAQQPKGPWILGLVALGLIAYGIYSFVEARYRRINHQ, from the coding sequence ATGACACGGCCTAATTTACCTAGCAAAATTCAAAAACCAGCAAAACAAGCAGTCTCCCACCCCACTTTTGAACGCTTGGCAAGGTTGGGTTACGCTACAAAGGGAGTAGTCTATTTTGTGATTGGCTTCCTAGCTGCACAAGCAGCTTTCGGCACAGGTGGCAGAACTACTGATAGCAGAGGTGCTTTAGAAGCCATAGTCTCCCAGCCTTTTGGGAAATTTCTGCTGACTATCCTGACTGTGGGATTGATTGGTTACGCACTCTGGCGGTTGGCAGAAGCTATACTCGACCCTGAAAACTATGGCCAAGCAATGGATACTAAGCAAGCGGTCAAACGCTTAGGTTACGCCTTTAGTGCTGTGGTTTATGGAGGTTTAGCTTGGACAGCCATAAAACTCATTATCGGTTCGAGCGGTGGTGGTGGCAATTCCACCCAGGATTGGACAGCACGTTTATTGGCTCAACCTTTCGGTCAATGGCTGGTGGGATTGGCCGGGGTAATTGTCATAGGCGTTGGTTTTTATCACTTTTACGAAGCATACAAGTGTAAGTTTCGTGGGCATTTTAAATTGCAGGAAATGTCTGCCAGTGAGCGAACCTGGACAATAAACGCAGGTAGGTTTGGTATTGCAGCTCGTGGCATAGTTTTTGCTGTGATTGGCATTTTCTTAATTCAAGCAGCACGTCAGTCTGATGCTAGTCAGGCTAAAGGTTTCGGTGAGGCACTAGCAACTCTAGCACAGCAACCTAAAGGACCCTGGATTCTGGGTTTAGTTGCTTTGGGACTGATTGCTTATGGTATCTATTCGTTCGTAGAAGCCCGCTATCGCAGAATTAATCATCAATAA
- a CDS encoding beta strand repeat-containing protein yields the protein MTLLSFNLSELDGTNGFIINGIRAQDLLGVVSDAGDINGDGIDDVIVGAQGADVNGDSSGQSYVIFGQQGGFSPSLNLADLNGSNGFALNGINLFDLSGTPVSGAGDVNGDGIDDLIIGASRAGVNGLPSGQAYVVFGQQGGFSPSLNLADLNGSNGFTLNNNVAGYELNSVSDAGDINGDGIDDVIVGTSPFSTNPGRAYVVYGQQEGFSPSLNLADLNGSNGFVLNSINLNESVALSVSAAGDINGDGIDDLVIGAQRFGSSRTGQIYVVFGNQAGFSSSFDLSRLNGSNGFILNGTDGDRLSLVSDAGDINGDGIDDLIVGAFGAVSNGVASGQTYVVFGRREQFSPSFNLSNLNGSNGFAINGIGSSDLSGIAISGAGDVNGDGIDDLIIGAPFADPNGAFSGQSYVVYGREGGFAPSLNLADLNGGNGFALNGINSEDVSGASVSGAGDINGDGIDDLIIGAPYADPNGDFSGQSYVVYGRRGGFIPLVDTLVDENDGDLTPGDVSLREAISIAGNGATIAFSSTLNGGAIALTLGELEITNNITINGLGENNLTISGSNESQIFRIAGNAEVNIDGLTITNGFSDTNGGAIDNRGVLNLSNTTVRNSFTTADGGGINNLGTLNLLNTTLSNNTAGINGGAITNRGTITATNSIVSTNIALNNGGGIFNLNGTLQLVSNTITNNIVNSGNGGGIYSLIGQTTVNNTIIASNFDQGGESPDVNGLFTSNGYNLIGINDGSIGFVNGVNGNIVGTRTNPINPLLGSLENNHVPSIIGPAFDSGDPSLTGSDRLGTSRPQANGIDIGAVEFKLLDTVTVDNLTDEFDGDLSSGDVSLREALFIAAAGGNINFAQSLTGGTISLTLGTLNLNRNITIQGLGANNLTVDGNNTFSIFSINNNANTNISGLTLVNADNTAIVNNGTLILSDSIVRNSRGRFAGGIENQGNLTVINSKINNNIEEEGEGGGGIFNQGNTTLIDTTISNNSSGGILNNSSFILINSTVSNNNGRGIRNSGTLNLYNATISGNQSTNSGGGIINTGTLRVTNSTITNNSASQGGGIVNSGTAILGNTIVAGNNIIDGNVNLVNHFDVEGNFISNGNNLIGSNEGSTGFINTNNGDIVGTNTNPINPRLGTLQDNGGATFTHALLDDSIAINSGNNANLPEDIADLDGDNNISEPLPVDQRGVTRAQNGYVDIGAFESNIETRSIVSFQVIDSQANEKGGNFGRYTLTRTASREGLTALTVNFSLDGGNTATFSDDYNLLVNGTVINSINDNLSITFAQGQSQLNIDLIPVDDILLEDAETITINLNQAIEYAVDPNNNSGTVTIDPSDPLSIVTIQATDSQANERGGDLGRYTLTRTPSDGELRELTINLSLDAGNTATLTNDYNLEVNGEVITPINNNFNITFAEGQSELNIDLIPVNEFVNEDAETITLNLNQSSEYAVDPNNNSGTVTIAPSDPLSIVAIRAIDSRSFERGGDIGRYSLTRTDSEGELRELTVNISLDPGNTATFGDDYILEVNRRFITPVNGNFSITFAQGQSQLNIDLFGVDDLITEDAETITLNINEALGYAVDPINNSATVTMAASEQPIPQNHPLSTVDVGFYSVPTFIDENNDGDLDLFIGALDGTIAVAHNQGRAAIPNFANPIIIRDVGNRSTPTFADIATEVTAASCP from the coding sequence ATGACACTTCTATCTTTCAACCTTTCAGAACTAGATGGTACTAACGGCTTTATCATCAACGGTATTCGCGCCCAAGATTTGTTAGGCGTGGTCAGTGATGCAGGAGACATTAACGGTGATGGTATTGACGATGTGATTGTTGGCGCACAAGGAGCAGATGTCAATGGTGATTCTTCGGGTCAAAGCTATGTGATCTTTGGGCAGCAAGGAGGATTTAGCCCTAGTTTAAACTTAGCAGACCTGAATGGCAGTAATGGTTTTGCACTTAACGGTATTAACTTGTTCGATTTGTCAGGAACTCCAGTCAGTGGTGCGGGTGATGTTAACGGTGATGGTATTGATGACTTGATTATTGGCGCATCACGAGCAGGTGTCAATGGCTTGCCTTCAGGTCAAGCCTATGTGGTGTTTGGTCAACAAGGAGGATTTAGCCCTAGTTTAAACCTAGCAGACCTGAATGGCAGTAATGGTTTTACCCTCAACAACAATGTAGCAGGATATGAGTTAAACTCCGTTAGTGATGCAGGAGACATTAACGGTGATGGCATTGACGATGTGATTGTGGGAACATCCCCATTCTCAACTAACCCAGGTCGAGCCTATGTGGTGTATGGTCAGCAAGAGGGATTTAGCCCTAGTTTAAATCTAGCAGACCTAAATGGTAGTAACGGCTTTGTTCTCAATAGCATTAACTTAAACGAGAGCGTAGCACTCTCTGTTAGTGCCGCAGGAGACATAAATGGTGATGGCATTGATGACTTGGTTATTGGCGCACAAAGATTTGGCAGTAGTCGGACAGGCCAAATTTATGTGGTGTTTGGCAACCAAGCAGGATTTAGCTCTAGTTTTGACCTTTCACGACTTAATGGCAGTAACGGCTTTATTCTCAACGGCACTGACGGAGATCGTTTAAGCTTAGTTAGTGATGCAGGGGATATCAATGGTGATGGGATTGATGATTTGATTGTTGGGGCATTTGGAGCAGTATCTAATGGTGTTGCTTCAGGTCAAACCTATGTGGTGTTTGGGCGACGGGAGCAATTTAGCCCTAGTTTTAACCTATCAAACCTGAATGGTAGTAATGGTTTTGCTATCAACGGTATTGGCAGTAGTGATTTATCCGGCATTGCCATTAGTGGTGCAGGAGATGTTAACGGTGATGGTATTGATGACTTGATTATTGGCGCACCCTTTGCTGACCCTAATGGCGCTTTTTCAGGTCAAAGCTATGTAGTCTATGGAAGGGAGGGGGGATTTGCTCCCAGTCTGAACCTAGCAGACTTAAATGGTGGTAACGGCTTTGCTCTCAATGGTATTAACTCAGAAGATGTGTCAGGAGCCTCCGTTAGTGGTGCAGGGGATATTAACGGTGATGGTATTGATGACTTGATTATTGGCGCACCCTACGCTGACCCTAATGGCGATTTTTCAGGTCAAAGCTATGTTGTCTATGGACGACGGGGCGGATTTATTCCCTTGGTGGATACGTTGGTTGATGAAAATGATGGTGATTTAACACCAGGGGATGTGTCATTGCGGGAGGCAATTTCTATTGCTGGCAATGGGGCAACGATCGCTTTTTCGTCTACTCTTAATGGTGGTGCAATTGCTCTAACTTTAGGTGAGTTGGAAATTACAAATAACATCACTATTAATGGTTTAGGTGAAAATAATCTAACAATTAGTGGTAGCAATGAATCTCAAATCTTCCGCATTGCTGGTAATGCAGAGGTTAATATTGATGGTTTAACCATTACCAATGGTTTTAGTGATACTAATGGTGGTGCAATTGATAATCGGGGTGTTCTTAATCTCTCCAATACCACAGTCCGTAATAGTTTCACAACAGCAGATGGTGGGGGGATTAACAATTTAGGAACGCTAAACCTGCTAAATACTACTCTCAGTAATAACACTGCTGGAATTAATGGTGGCGCGATTACTAACCGAGGAACTATCACAGCAACCAATAGTATTGTTAGTACCAACATAGCCCTAAATAATGGCGGTGGTATTTTTAATCTGAATGGCACATTACAACTGGTTAGTAATACCATTACTAATAATATTGTCAATAGCGGTAACGGTGGCGGGATTTACAGTTTGATTGGTCAGACAACGGTTAACAATACAATTATTGCCAGCAACTTTGATCAAGGTGGTGAAAGTCCCGATGTGAATGGACTCTTTACCAGCAATGGCTATAACCTGATTGGCATTAATGATGGCAGTATTGGTTTTGTTAATGGTGTAAATGGGAATATTGTAGGGACAAGAACAAATCCCATTAACCCGCTATTGGGTAGCTTAGAAAATAATCACGTACCTTCGATTATTGGCCCTGCATTTGATTCAGGTGATCCAAGTTTAACAGGGAGCGATCGCTTGGGAACATCTCGCCCTCAAGCTAATGGTATAGATATTGGCGCGGTAGAATTTAAATTACTCGATACCGTCACTGTAGATAATCTCACTGATGAATTTGATGGAGATTTAAGTTCAGGAGATGTATCTTTACGGGAAGCTCTTTTTATCGCAGCAGCAGGTGGAAATATTAACTTTGCACAAAGTTTAACGGGAGGAACTATTTCTCTAACTTTGGGAACTCTCAACCTCAACAGAAATATTACCATTCAAGGTTTAGGTGCAAATAATCTCACAGTAGATGGAAACAATACTTTTAGCATTTTCTCAATTAACAACAATGCAAACACTAATATCAGTGGCTTAACTCTGGTCAACGCTGATAATACTGCTATTGTCAATAACGGTACTTTAATCCTTAGTGATAGCATCGTCCGTAACAGTCGCGGACGGTTCGCTGGTGGCATCGAAAATCAAGGTAATTTAACCGTTATCAACAGCAAAATTAACAATAACATTGAAGAAGAAGGAGAAGGTGGTGGAGGTATTTTCAATCAAGGAAATACAACTTTAATTGATACTACCATCAGTAACAATAGTAGTGGTGGTATCCTCAATAATAGCAGTTTCATCCTCATCAACAGTACAGTTAGTAATAACAATGGTCGCGGTATTCGTAATAGTGGCACACTCAATTTATACAACGCCACCATTAGCGGCAATCAATCAACTAATAGCGGTGGCGGTATTATTAATACAGGAACTTTAAGAGTCACCAACAGCACTATCACTAATAACTCTGCTTCCCAAGGTGGTGGTATTGTCAACAGTGGTACTGCAATTCTTGGTAATACCATTGTGGCTGGAAACAATATCATTGACGGCAATGTAAATCTCGTCAATCATTTCGATGTTGAAGGAAATTTCATCAGTAATGGCAATAATTTAATTGGCAGTAATGAAGGTAGTACAGGTTTTATTAATACCAATAATGGCGATATAGTCGGAACTAACACCAACCCCATCAATCCCAGATTAGGAACTTTACAAGATAATGGTGGTGCAACATTTACCCATGCTTTGCTTGACGATAGTATAGCCATAAATTCTGGAAATAACGCTAATTTACCTGAAGATATAGCAGATTTAGATGGCGATAATAACATTAGCGAACCGCTTCCAGTTGATCAGCGTGGTGTTACTCGCGCTCAAAATGGTTATGTTGACATTGGTGCATTTGAATCAAATATTGAAACTCGCTCGATTGTTAGTTTCCAAGTTATTGACTCCCAAGCGAATGAAAAGGGTGGAAATTTTGGCAGATATACCTTAACTCGCACGGCCAGCAGAGAAGGATTGACAGCATTAACTGTTAATTTCAGTCTCGATGGTGGAAATACTGCCACTTTCAGCGATGATTACAATCTATTAGTTAATGGCACAGTTATTAATTCCATCAATGACAATTTAAGCATCACTTTTGCCCAGGGACAATCACAATTAAATATTGACTTAATTCCTGTTGATGATATTCTGCTTGAAGATGCAGAAACCATCACCATAAATTTAAATCAGGCTATAGAATATGCCGTTGATCCTAATAATAATAGCGGAACTGTAACTATTGACCCCAGTGATCCGCTTTCGATTGTAACTATCCAAGCTACCGACTCCCAAGCTAATGAACGAGGAGGAGATTTAGGGCGATATACCTTAACTCGCACACCCAGCGACGGAGAATTAAGAGAATTAACTATTAATCTCAGTCTCGATGCTGGAAATACTGCCACTCTCACTAATGATTACAATCTAGAAGTAAATGGCGAAGTTATTACTCCTATCAATAACAATTTCAATATCACTTTTGCAGAAGGACAATCAGAGTTAAATATTGATTTAATTCCTGTGAATGAGTTTGTTAATGAAGACGCAGAAACCATTACTCTGAACTTAAATCAGTCGTCAGAATATGCTGTTGATCCTAATAATAATAGTGGAACTGTAACGATTGCCCCCAGTGACCCACTTTCCATTGTTGCCATTCGAGCTATTGATTCCCGATCTTTTGAACGAGGAGGAGACATAGGCAGATATTCCTTAACTCGCACGGACAGCGAGGGAGAATTAAGAGAATTAACTGTTAATATCAGTCTCGATCCTGGAAATACTGCCACTTTTGGGGATGATTACATCTTAGAAGTCAACCGAAGATTTATTACTCCCGTTAATGGCAATTTTAGTATTACCTTTGCCCAGGGACAATCACAATTAAATATTGATTTATTTGGCGTTGATGACTTAATCACAGAAGATGCAGAAACCATCACTTTGAATATCAACGAGGCTTTAGGATATGCTGTTGATCCTATTAATAATAGTGCAACTGTAACTATGGCTGCCAGTGAGCAACCTATACCTCAAAATCATCCTTTATCTACTGTTGATGTAGGTTTCTACAGCGTTCCCACCTTTATAGATGAAAATAACGATGGTGATTTAGACTTATTCATCGGCGCACTTGACGGCACAATTGCTGTCGCTCACAATCAAGGTAGAGCTGCTATACCTAACTTTGCTAACCCCATCATTATTCGAGATGTGGGAAACCGTAGCACTCCCACCTTTGCAGATATTGCGACTGAAGTTACAGCAGCTTCATGTCCATAG
- a CDS encoding glutathione S-transferase family protein: MIQLYGHELSGNSYKIKLMLSVLGIDYEWIKVDLMARAHKQPEFLALNPFGQVPLLVDGNTVLADAQAILVYLARQYGGESWLPLEPQAMSRVVRWLSTTAGEIRQGPESARLYHLFKATSINLERAIQKSEFILTQLNDHLANQQWLELGHPTIADVAVFPYVALAGDGKIDLTPYTNVLAWIDRIKHLPGFVGMIGIEAPIAV, translated from the coding sequence ATGATTCAGCTCTATGGTCACGAATTGTCTGGTAATAGCTACAAAATCAAACTGATGCTGTCTGTGTTGGGTATAGACTACGAGTGGATCAAAGTCGATTTGATGGCAAGAGCGCACAAGCAACCGGAATTCTTGGCATTGAATCCTTTTGGACAAGTACCACTGTTAGTAGACGGCAATACAGTGCTGGCCGATGCTCAAGCAATTCTGGTGTATCTGGCACGGCAGTACGGTGGTGAATCATGGTTGCCGTTAGAGCCACAAGCAATGAGCCGGGTGGTGCGTTGGCTTTCTACAACCGCAGGAGAGATACGGCAAGGACCGGAATCAGCGCGTTTATACCACTTATTTAAAGCTACTAGCATTAATCTAGAACGGGCAATTCAAAAATCAGAGTTCATTTTGACCCAATTGAATGACCATTTAGCGAATCAACAATGGCTAGAGTTAGGGCATCCGACAATCGCCGATGTGGCAGTCTTCCCCTATGTGGCCTTGGCTGGCGATGGCAAAATCGACCTCACTCCTTATACCAACGTGTTGGCTTGGATAGATCGCATCAAACATCTCCCTGGTTTCGTGGGGATGATTGGCATTGAAGCACCAATTGCAGTCTAG
- a CDS encoding pyridoxamine 5'-phosphate oxidase family protein produces the protein MMPRKFGEIAFTTEVKAAQEQRGSRQTYDRYIANGPANDTVTPQIAEFIAQLEGFYLGTVSSNGYPYIQFRGGPPGFLKVLDEKTLGFADFSGNVQYITVGNLSGNDKAFLFLMDYRHRRRIKIWGRAEYVEGESSLLEQVRVPDDPAQVERAILFHVEATSENCPQHIPIRYSEREVAAMIAPLQNRIAELEQQLSEQNSSIWEASINDVPIPESDRKFH, from the coding sequence ATGATGCCACGTAAATTTGGTGAAATTGCCTTCACAACAGAAGTAAAAGCAGCCCAGGAACAGCGAGGCTCACGACAGACCTATGATCGCTATATCGCCAATGGCCCTGCTAATGATACCGTCACTCCCCAGATTGCAGAATTCATTGCTCAACTGGAAGGATTTTATCTGGGAACAGTCAGTTCCAATGGCTATCCCTACATCCAATTTCGGGGAGGGCCACCCGGTTTCCTCAAGGTGCTGGATGAAAAGACTCTAGGTTTTGCTGACTTTTCGGGTAATGTGCAGTACATTACTGTTGGCAATCTATCTGGTAATGACAAAGCGTTTCTGTTCTTGATGGATTATCGCCATCGCCGACGTATCAAGATTTGGGGTAGAGCCGAATACGTTGAAGGCGAATCAAGTTTATTAGAGCAGGTGCGAGTTCCCGATGATCCGGCACAGGTGGAACGGGCTATTTTATTTCATGTCGAAGCAACCAGCGAGAACTGTCCTCAACACATTCCCATCCGCTATTCCGAAAGAGAAGTTGCAGCCATGATAGCTCCTTTACAAAATCGAATTGCCGAATTGGAACAGCAGTTAAGCGAGCAAAATTCTTCTATCTGGGAAGCCAGCATCAACGATGTACCAATTCCAGAGTCAGACCGCAAGTTTCATTAA
- a CDS encoding TetR/AcrR family transcriptional regulator, with translation MPKETYIPCLLRLFRQYGYDGATLSKISEATGLGKASLYHHFPGGKDEMVETVLDYIQQWLGQNILSALQSEGDALTKLRRMCDRLDELYEGGEQPCLFAILLLGSARDVFHDQVKALLHRWIDAIADVLIAAGMNQKLAHDRGEDAVIMIQGALILSQGLDDPSVFQRVIQRLPEDLCQAE, from the coding sequence ATGCCTAAAGAAACTTATATTCCCTGCCTTTTGCGTTTGTTTCGCCAGTATGGCTATGACGGTGCTACCTTATCCAAAATTTCTGAAGCCACGGGCTTGGGTAAAGCCAGTCTTTACCATCATTTTCCCGGTGGTAAAGATGAGATGGTGGAGACGGTGCTGGATTATATTCAGCAGTGGTTAGGTCAAAATATTTTGTCGGCACTTCAGAGTGAAGGGGATGCTCTAACAAAGTTGCGACGTATGTGCGATCGCCTGGATGAACTCTATGAAGGAGGAGAGCAACCCTGTCTATTTGCGATTTTGTTGCTGGGTTCGGCTCGTGATGTGTTTCATGATCAAGTCAAAGCACTCCTGCACAGATGGATTGATGCGATCGCTGATGTTTTAATCGCAGCCGGGATGAATCAAAAACTTGCCCATGACCGAGGGGAAGATGCGGTAATTATGATTCAAGGGGCATTAATTCTGTCTCAAGGGTTAGATGATCCATCTGTTTTTCAACGGGTAATTCAGCGATTACCAGAAGACCTTTGTCAAGCCGAGTAA
- a CDS encoding RMD1 family protein produces the protein MQKLLFSDRDSFKAQALFLGKKINLQRLENYECLATMPVIVKAGKCGCAVLLGYGVVVLFNLEPVEKVAFLTQLSSQVSDSFTDPETEEVEVHLNISESERVKEGKIFLHELSVERLQIVADILAKSVVLSHYEISIAAVFDQIEPFAASLQRENRSRQQSRELLRQLGTTLLVQHKIVGRVEIIDKPELLWESPQLENLYLRLEDEYEIRERHNALERKLELISQTAQTVLEFMQHSSSQRVEWYVVILILVEILLSLYDIIFKR, from the coding sequence ATGCAGAAACTCCTTTTTAGTGATAGAGATAGTTTTAAAGCACAAGCCCTATTTCTTGGTAAGAAGATTAATCTACAGAGATTGGAAAACTATGAATGTTTGGCAACTATGCCTGTAATAGTGAAAGCAGGTAAGTGCGGTTGTGCTGTGCTGCTGGGCTATGGTGTAGTTGTTCTGTTTAACCTTGAGCCTGTGGAGAAGGTAGCCTTTTTAACCCAACTATCTTCTCAAGTTAGTGACTCTTTTACCGATCCTGAAACAGAAGAAGTGGAAGTTCATCTCAATATTTCCGAAAGTGAGCGAGTCAAGGAAGGAAAAATTTTCCTACATGAATTGAGTGTAGAACGCTTGCAGATAGTGGCTGATATTCTTGCCAAAAGTGTTGTGCTATCTCATTATGAAATTAGTATAGCGGCAGTATTCGATCAAATTGAACCGTTTGCAGCTAGTCTCCAGCGTGAAAACAGAAGTAGGCAACAGAGCCGGGAATTACTGCGCCAACTAGGAACAACGTTGTTAGTTCAACATAAGATAGTGGGTCGAGTCGAGATTATCGATAAGCCTGAGTTGCTCTGGGAATCTCCACAATTAGAAAACTTATATCTGCGCTTGGAGGATGAATATGAAATCCGTGAGCGTCACAATGCCTTGGAACGCAAACTAGAGCTAATTAGCCAAACCGCACAAACGGTACTAGAGTTCATGCAGCATAGTAGTAGCCAGCGAGTAGAATGGTATGTAGTGATTTTGATTCTGGTGGAAATTCTGCTGTCACTGTACGACATTATATTCAAACGCTGA
- a CDS encoding DedA family protein, whose translation MLDWVIQIISSMGYLGISLLMLLENIFPPIPSEVIMPLAGFTVHKGELSLPVVILAGTVGSLLGALPWYYLGKLVGERRLRKWVNKHGKWLTLSGDEINKSKRWFNKYGAAVMFFGRLIPGIRTYISIPAGFEEMPVLPFLLYSTAGTLLWVGLLSYAGYVLGQNYQLVKQYLSPISVVVLVILVVSLGIWFFRRQRKAKKKTES comes from the coding sequence ATGCTTGATTGGGTTATTCAGATCATTTCTTCAATGGGTTACCTCGGTATCTCGCTACTAATGCTGCTAGAAAATATATTTCCGCCTATCCCTTCAGAAGTGATTATGCCTTTGGCTGGATTTACTGTTCACAAAGGTGAATTAAGCTTGCCTGTTGTCATTTTGGCAGGAACCGTAGGTTCACTTTTGGGTGCATTGCCTTGGTACTATCTTGGCAAACTTGTCGGCGAAAGACGGTTGAGAAAATGGGTAAACAAACATGGTAAATGGTTAACTCTATCTGGTGACGAAATTAACAAGTCTAAGCGGTGGTTCAACAAATACGGTGCTGCTGTGATGTTTTTTGGTCGTCTCATCCCAGGTATTCGCACTTATATATCTATACCTGCTGGCTTTGAGGAGATGCCAGTATTGCCATTCTTGCTGTACTCAACAGCCGGAACATTGTTGTGGGTAGGTTTGTTAAGCTATGCCGGCTATGTACTAGGACAAAATTATCAATTAGTAAAACAATATCTGAGTCCGATTTCTGTAGTGGTATTGGTGATACTTGTGGTTAGCTTAGGAATTTGGTTTTTCCGTCGGCAGCGCAAAGCAAAGAAAAAAACTGAAAGTTAG